One window of the Pseudarthrobacter sp. ATCC 49987 genome contains the following:
- a CDS encoding solute symporter family protein produces MTLMVPAVNVADLKDTTLLNMGIFALFVAITMVIVVKASKNNKTAADYYAAGRSFTGSQNGTAIAGDYLSAASFLGITGAIAINGYDGFMYSIGFLVAWLVALLLVAELLRNTGKFTMADVLSFRLKQRPVRIAAAISTLVVCFFYLLAQMAGAGTLISLLLGISDWGGQALVIVVVGALMIMYVLIGGMKGTTWVQIIKAVLLIAGAAVMTLWVLAIFGFNLSALLGGAVETSGNPNLLNPGLQYGKTETSKIDFMSLALALVLGTAALPHVLMRFYTVPTAKEARKSVVWSIWLIGVFYLFTLVLGFGAAALVGADTIKAAPGGVNSAAPLLAFHLGGPLLLGFISAVAFATILAVVAGLTITAAASFAHDIYASVIAKGKADAATEVKVARRTVVVIGLLAIVGGIFANGQNVAFLVALAFAVAASANLPTIVYSLFWRKFTTQGAIWSMYGGLGSAIILIALSPVVSGAKTSMIPGANFAIFPLSNPGIVSIPLAFLLGWLGSVLDKKLEDTTKQAEMEVRSLTGVGAEKATDH; encoded by the coding sequence ATGACGCTTATGGTTCCCGCAGTCAACGTTGCGGATCTCAAGGACACCACCCTGCTGAACATGGGCATCTTCGCCCTGTTCGTGGCGATCACCATGGTCATCGTGGTCAAGGCAAGCAAGAACAACAAGACGGCCGCCGACTACTACGCCGCCGGACGGTCCTTCACCGGATCCCAGAACGGCACCGCCATCGCAGGCGACTACCTGTCGGCGGCCTCGTTCCTGGGGATCACCGGCGCCATTGCCATCAACGGCTACGACGGCTTTATGTACTCCATCGGCTTCCTGGTCGCCTGGCTCGTTGCCCTGTTGCTGGTGGCCGAACTGCTCCGCAACACCGGCAAGTTCACCATGGCCGATGTGCTCTCCTTCCGGCTCAAGCAGCGGCCCGTGCGCATCGCGGCGGCCATCTCCACCCTTGTGGTCTGCTTCTTCTACCTCCTGGCCCAGATGGCCGGAGCCGGCACCCTGATCTCCCTGCTCCTCGGCATCAGCGACTGGGGCGGACAGGCGCTGGTCATCGTCGTCGTTGGCGCCCTGATGATCATGTATGTACTGATCGGCGGCATGAAGGGCACTACCTGGGTCCAGATCATCAAGGCCGTGCTCCTGATTGCCGGTGCCGCTGTGATGACCCTCTGGGTCCTCGCCATCTTCGGCTTCAACCTCTCCGCACTGCTGGGCGGCGCGGTGGAAACCTCGGGCAACCCGAACCTCCTGAACCCGGGCCTGCAGTACGGCAAGACTGAAACCTCCAAGATCGACTTCATGTCCCTGGCCCTGGCCCTCGTGCTTGGCACCGCGGCCCTGCCCCACGTACTGATGCGCTTCTACACGGTTCCGACCGCCAAGGAAGCCCGCAAGTCCGTGGTCTGGTCCATCTGGCTGATCGGCGTGTTCTACCTGTTCACCCTGGTCCTGGGCTTCGGCGCTGCGGCCCTGGTGGGCGCGGACACCATCAAGGCCGCCCCGGGCGGCGTCAACTCCGCCGCACCGCTGCTGGCCTTCCACCTCGGTGGCCCGCTGTTGCTCGGCTTCATCTCGGCCGTGGCCTTCGCCACCATCCTGGCCGTCGTCGCAGGCCTCACCATCACCGCGGCGGCGTCGTTTGCCCACGACATCTATGCCAGCGTCATCGCCAAGGGCAAGGCCGACGCCGCCACCGAGGTTAAGGTGGCGCGGCGCACCGTGGTCGTCATCGGCCTGCTGGCCATTGTGGGCGGCATCTTCGCCAACGGCCAGAACGTGGCGTTCCTCGTGGCGCTGGCCTTCGCCGTGGCGGCCTCGGCCAACCTGCCCACCATCGTGTACTCGCTGTTCTGGCGCAAGTTCACCACCCAGGGCGCCATCTGGAGCATGTACGGCGGCCTGGGCTCGGCAATCATCCTGATCGCCCTGTCCCCGGTGGTCTCCGGAGCCAAGACGTCAATGATCCCGGGCGCCAACTTCGCGATCTTCCCGCTCAGCAACCCCGGCATCGTCTCCATCCCGCTCGCGTTCCTGCTGGGCTGGCTCGGTTCGGTGCTGGACAAGAAGCTGGAAGACACCACCAAGCAGGCCGAAATGGAAGTCCGCTCCCTCACAGGTGTGGGCGCCGAGAAGGCCACCGACCACTAG
- a CDS encoding sensor histidine kinase, whose translation MPDSPLFIAAAIAVIAAAIAVVVAVGLKVLRSFRELGTDAERATYKTLHAASRAGQHLRTGLNPAGAAKASRQLRSLLGCDALAITDTTGVLAWDGAGEELKPLLMELASGVLDGGHTAVIPAGEVQELAGAKSSVATRPDVERAAVIAPIRAGTRVVGVVAAFAPAAGAGLVRATSEVADWVAAQVELAELDASRTLLMEAEVRALRAQISPHFIYNSLNAIASFINTDPVRARELVVEFADFTRYSFRRHGDFTTLAEELRCIDRYLLLERARFGDRVQVSLRIAPEVLSTVIPFLSLQPLVENAVRHGLEAKEGPGHISITANDSGAFAEVRIEDDGVGMDPEQLRAVLAGHGDGDHVGLRNVDARLRQVYGDDNGLVIETAPGEGTLITMRVPKSQPRHDA comes from the coding sequence ATGCCCGACTCTCCCCTGTTCATCGCCGCCGCCATCGCCGTGATCGCGGCGGCGATCGCCGTCGTCGTCGCCGTCGGGCTGAAGGTGCTCCGCTCGTTCCGGGAGCTTGGCACCGACGCGGAACGGGCCACCTACAAAACGCTGCACGCGGCGTCGCGCGCCGGCCAGCACCTGCGCACCGGGCTGAATCCTGCCGGTGCCGCCAAGGCCAGCCGGCAGCTGCGCAGCCTGCTGGGCTGCGACGCGCTGGCCATCACCGACACCACCGGCGTCCTCGCCTGGGACGGCGCCGGGGAAGAGCTTAAACCGCTGCTGATGGAGCTCGCGTCCGGGGTGCTCGACGGCGGCCACACCGCCGTCATCCCGGCCGGCGAAGTGCAGGAACTTGCCGGGGCGAAGAGCTCCGTGGCGACCCGCCCGGACGTGGAACGCGCCGCGGTGATCGCCCCGATCAGGGCCGGGACCCGGGTGGTGGGCGTCGTGGCCGCCTTTGCCCCGGCGGCCGGCGCCGGGCTGGTCCGGGCCACCAGCGAGGTGGCCGACTGGGTGGCGGCGCAGGTGGAGCTGGCCGAACTCGACGCGTCCCGCACCCTCCTGATGGAGGCCGAGGTGCGCGCGCTCCGGGCCCAGATCAGTCCGCACTTCATCTACAACTCGCTGAACGCGATCGCATCCTTCATCAATACGGACCCCGTCCGGGCCCGGGAACTTGTGGTGGAGTTTGCCGACTTCACCCGCTATTCCTTCCGCCGGCACGGTGACTTCACGACCCTCGCCGAGGAACTGCGCTGCATCGACCGCTACCTGCTGCTGGAACGCGCCCGGTTCGGGGACCGCGTCCAGGTGAGCCTGCGGATCGCCCCGGAGGTGCTCAGCACCGTCATCCCCTTCCTGAGCCTGCAGCCGCTGGTGGAAAACGCGGTCCGGCACGGCCTCGAGGCCAAGGAGGGTCCCGGACACATCTCCATCACGGCGAATGACTCCGGAGCGTTTGCCGAGGTGAGAATCGAGGACGACGGCGTCGGCATGGATCCGGAACAGCTGCGGGCCGTCCTCGCCGGACACGGCGACGGCGACCACGTCGGGCTGCGCAACGTCGACGCCCGGCTGCGGCAGGTCTACGGCGACGACAACGGACTGGTGATCGAGAC
- the pdhA gene encoding pyruvate dehydrogenase (acetyl-transferring) E1 component subunit alpha has translation MFTDDAGKGGISAGGPGNSAESNRRSGGDLVQLITPGGERVSHPEFDPWVQDVSDEQLGALYEDMVVIRRIDAEATALQRQGELALWPPLLGQEASQIGSARALRDDDFVFPSYRDNGVAYCRGVNPEDIVKAWRGNALAGWDPYTVNVATQQIIIGAQTLHATGYAMGIQNDGADSVAVAYFGDGATSEGDVNEALVFAASFQSPVVFFCQNNHWAISEPVRLQSHIQIADRAAGFGIPSMRVDGNDVLAVMAATRIATDRARHGGGPTFIEAVTYRMGPHTTADDPTRYRDANELEDWAAKDPIARLKSLLERKGLLTAELEAAVAAKADAVAKALRAGTINMPEPAPMDIFKHVYSTPHSPLDRQQDHYSRYLASFGDPAEAASEEGAR, from the coding sequence GTGTTTACCGACGACGCGGGCAAGGGCGGCATTTCCGCCGGGGGCCCCGGAAACAGTGCAGAATCAAACAGGCGGTCGGGCGGGGACCTCGTCCAACTCATCACCCCCGGGGGTGAACGCGTAAGCCATCCGGAGTTCGACCCCTGGGTCCAGGACGTCAGTGACGAACAGCTGGGCGCGCTCTACGAGGACATGGTGGTCATCCGCCGGATCGACGCCGAGGCCACCGCCCTGCAGCGGCAGGGCGAACTCGCCCTCTGGCCGCCGCTCCTGGGCCAGGAAGCGTCCCAGATCGGCTCGGCCCGGGCCCTTCGCGACGACGACTTCGTCTTCCCCAGCTACCGCGACAACGGCGTCGCCTACTGCCGCGGGGTCAACCCGGAGGACATCGTCAAAGCCTGGCGGGGCAACGCCCTGGCCGGGTGGGACCCCTACACGGTCAACGTCGCCACACAACAGATCATCATCGGCGCCCAGACCCTGCACGCCACCGGCTACGCCATGGGAATCCAGAACGACGGCGCCGACTCGGTCGCCGTGGCCTATTTCGGCGACGGCGCGACGAGCGAGGGCGATGTCAACGAGGCCCTGGTGTTCGCCGCCAGCTTCCAGTCCCCGGTGGTCTTCTTCTGCCAGAACAACCACTGGGCCATTTCCGAGCCCGTCCGGCTGCAGTCCCACATCCAGATCGCGGACCGCGCGGCCGGCTTCGGGATCCCCAGCATGCGCGTGGACGGCAATGACGTCCTGGCCGTGATGGCAGCAACCCGCATCGCCACCGACCGGGCCCGCCACGGCGGCGGCCCCACTTTCATCGAGGCCGTCACCTACCGTATGGGTCCACACACGACGGCGGATGACCCCACCCGGTACCGCGACGCGAACGAGCTCGAGGACTGGGCCGCCAAGGACCCGATCGCACGGCTGAAGTCACTGCTCGAACGCAAGGGACTGCTCACGGCGGAACTCGAAGCCGCCGTCGCAGCCAAAGCCGACGCCGTCGCCAAGGCGCTGCGGGCCGGCACCATCAACATGCCCGAGCCGGCGCCGATGGACATCTTCAAGCACGTCTACAGCACACCCCATTCCCCGCTGGACCGCCAGCAGGACCACTATTCCCGCTACCTGGCTTCCTTCGGCGATCCCGCAGAAGCCGCTTCTGAAGAAGGTGCACGCTGA
- a CDS encoding Lrp/AsnC family transcriptional regulator, which produces MQPLDGTDTRLLSAMAGDPRRTVVALAQKLGLSRNTVQARMAQLEKKHAFLSFERRINPASLGYPLMAFISVHVQQQKLGKLAVELADIPEILEGYGLTGSADLLLRVVALDAEDLFRINGKILACDGVDRTDTALAMSEMIPFRIQPLLERGSAEG; this is translated from the coding sequence ATGCAACCCTTGGATGGCACCGACACCCGCCTGCTTTCGGCCATGGCCGGGGACCCCCGGCGGACCGTGGTTGCGCTGGCCCAGAAGCTGGGTTTGTCCCGGAATACCGTGCAGGCCCGGATGGCGCAGCTGGAGAAGAAACACGCCTTCCTGTCCTTTGAGCGCCGCATCAATCCGGCCTCGCTGGGCTACCCGCTGATGGCGTTCATCTCGGTGCACGTGCAGCAGCAAAAGCTCGGCAAGCTGGCGGTGGAGCTGGCTGATATCCCGGAGATCCTGGAGGGCTACGGCCTCACCGGCTCGGCGGACCTGCTGCTCCGGGTGGTGGCGCTCGACGCCGAGGACCTGTTCCGGATCAACGGCAAGATCCTGGCCTGCGACGGCGTGGACCGGACGGATACGGCCCTGGCCATGAGTGAAATGATCCCGTTCCGGATCCAGCCGCTGCTGGAACGCGGCTCCGCCGAAGGTTAA
- a CDS encoding DUF485 domain-containing protein has protein sequence MGHEAQETDATAAVDFKEVQSTPRFQELRKRHRSFVFPMAIAFLLWYFAYVLLADYAVDFMSTKVWGNINVGLIMGLLQFVTTFAITGWYVSYSNRKLDPIAAEIRHEIEGHEFDKHGNQITGVEK, from the coding sequence ATGGGTCACGAAGCCCAAGAAACGGACGCTACGGCGGCCGTGGACTTCAAGGAAGTCCAGTCGACGCCGCGGTTCCAGGAACTGCGCAAGCGTCACCGCAGCTTTGTCTTTCCGATGGCCATTGCATTCCTGCTCTGGTACTTCGCTTATGTCCTGCTGGCCGATTACGCGGTGGATTTCATGTCCACCAAGGTCTGGGGCAACATCAACGTTGGCCTGATCATGGGCCTGCTTCAGTTCGTGACCACGTTTGCCATCACCGGCTGGTACGTCAGCTACTCGAACCGGAAGCTTGACCCGATCGCAGCGGAAATCCGCCACGAAATCGAAGGCCACGAATTCGATAAGCACGGCAACCAGATCACCGGGGTAGAAAAATGA